TTGACCCACGCTGATGTTGGCCTGTGCTGTTTGCGAGGTGAATTTCCAGGCGTTGGCCAGCAGGTTTTCCATCACTATCCTGACAAGCGGCCTGTCACCCTGCGCCTGCAAGCCGCTTTCCACGGTCACCGTGACCTGGCGCTCGGGCTGGCGGATTTGCCATTCATCCAGAAGGCTGCGGGCCATGAACGACAGATCGACCCGTTCAGTATGCAACCTGGCGCGCGTTACCTGCGACAAGGACAGCAAATCCTCGATCAATTGCCCCATCTGGGCCACGCCCGCCTGGATGCGCGCCAGATAGTGCCTGACCTTCGCGTCCGCCTCACCCTCCAGTTGCTGCGCCAGTTGCTTGGCCAGCAAGCGGCTGAAGCCGTCAACGGTGTTGAGCGGCGAGCGAAGGTCATGCGAGACGGAATAAGAAAAAGCTTCGAGTTCCTGGTTTGACAGTCGCAAGGCCGCCTCGATGGCCTTGATTTCCGTGATGTCGGCATCAATGCCCACCCAGAAGGCGACCTTGCCCTGCTCGTCAAGCACCGGCGAGCCTCGGTAGGCCATGGTGTGACAGCTGCCGTCTTCGGCCAGCAGGCGCCGCACGCCTGCGTAAGAGGACTGGCTGGCCCTGGCGATTTTCCAGCTGGACTGGATGTCGGACACATCGTCAGGATGAATGACGGCAAGCCACTGCAAGCCGGTCCAGTCCTCAAGTTTTCCGCCCATGAGGTCGAACCATGCGCGGTTGAAATAGGTGGCTTCCCCATCGGGGCTGGCGGTCCACACCAACTGCGGCGCCTGCTCGGCCAATGCCCGGAACAGGGCTTCCTGACGCGCCAGCGCAACGGTACGCTCGGCCACTTTTTGCTCCAGGCCGGCATTCAGCTGGCTAATCTCTTCCAGGAGTCTTGAGTTTTCCAGGCCGGCGGAGGCCAGGTGGCTCAGTTCCAGCGCCACATATTCATCCTGCTTGGTGAACTCGCCCTCGTACTTGTCGGACAGTTGGAGCAGGCCGATGTTTTTTCCATTTTTTCCAATCAGGGGCACCGCCAGCCAGCCACGCATGGGCGGATGTTTGCCCGCATGGCCGCCAAAGCCAGGCCAGCGAGGATGTGCCTCAAGCTCGGCCTGGGTCATGCGCATCAAACGGTTGCTCTCACCCACCACGGCCTGGATGTCGCTGCCGTCAGCCGGTTTTATCAGGCTGCGGTAGGGTTCATATTTTTCAGACAGTGACAGCGCATGCGTCATTTGCAAGGGATTGCCGTCCACGCTCAGGCTCACCACCGCCTGATGCGTGCCAATCACGCCGCGCGCCTGGTCGGCAATTTCCTGCATCGTGCCTTCCAGCGTCTGGTGCCAGGTGATGGCCTGGGCTGCGTCTGCCGCGCGCTGCAATGTGAACAGGTAGTCCTGGGTTTCCTTTTCGGCCTTGTCCTGGGCGGTTTTGTCCATCGCGACGACAAGGCGCGCCGCCCGGCCGGCATACTGAATCGGCTGCGACACGGTCTCGACCGAAAACAGGGAAGCATCCCTGCGCAGATCGTGCCACAAGGCCTTTTTTCGTAACGGATTGTCCAGCCACTGGCGCAGGTACGCATGTTCAGCCTCGGGCCGAATGTCAAAAATCGTCATCGACAGGAATTCCGCAGCCGAATAGCCATAGGCCTGGACCGCCGCCTGGTTCACGGCCAGGAAGCGTGTCGTGGCGCTGTCGTACACCCACATCGGAAGGGGCACCATTTCCAGCAGTTCCGCATAGCGCTGCTCACTGTCGATGAGCGCCTGTTCGGCAAGCTTGCGCTGCGTGATGTCCTGAATCACCCCGGTGCGCTGCGTTGATGCATGCCCATCGGGGTTGAAATGAACCCGGCCAAACTGATGAATCCAGCAAATCCGTCCCCCTGGCGCGATGACGCGGAACTCGCAATCCAGCGCGGTTCCGGCCCGAACCGCAGCATCGCGGACCACCGTGAAAGCCTCACGGTCAGACGGATGAATCCAGTTGAGAAAGCTCTGATAAGTGCCGTCAAGCTGGGTACGGTCGATGCCGAACAACTCGTAAACCTCGTCGGACCAGGAAATCTGCTGGGTTGCAAGATCAATCTGCCAGTAGCCGATGCGCGCAAGGCTTTGCGCGTCCTTCAACCTTTCCCGGGCAGCCTGGCTGCTGGCCAGTTCAGCCTCAAGCGCCGCCTGATGCGCCTGCACGGACTCGGCCATGCGGTTGAATCCGACGGCGATCTGCATCAGCTCCTGGCTGGCATGCACCGATTGAGTCGGGATGCGCACATCAAGCCGGCCTTGCTGGAGCTGCCGGGTCGCCTCAAGAATGTCAGCGGCGGGCTTCACAATGGTGCGGCTGCCCAGTACCCAGGCCATCCATCCACCCAAGAAAGCCACCAGCGCCAGCGCACCCAGTTCCAGCCACATCTGGCGCCGGCTGGGCTCCAGGATCGTGCTGCGGTCCATGCCGACCGCCACGAAAAAGGCGGTGTCGGCCTGGGAACTGCTGGGCATGAAGGCCCAGAGCTGATGCTGGCCCGCAGCATCCAGGCCGTCGCGCACCCCCGTTTCCAGCGTTCTGACCGCTTCC
This DNA window, taken from Polaromonas hydrogenivorans, encodes the following:
- a CDS encoding PAS domain S-box protein produces the protein MKLQLTLRQRLVLLLMAAMAPLFGLAIFNAQLNADAAVSRATDNLKFAVSLAASNQQRMTETVHQLLIAISQVPDIQQGQPAPCNRYLGEIKRRLPDYINLGVVGMDGYARCHALAEGSQGAARAFFGDRLYFREAVARRNFFAGEYIVGRITGKPSVTFALPVLDVQGRVSFVAYASLDLSSMARSIAAIELPAGAKLGIHDRYGTLLAGTSGIPIAIGQKTGSPVLQEAVRTLETGVRDGLDAAGQHQLWAFMPSSSQADTAFFVAVGMDRSTILEPSRRQMWLELGALALVAFLGGWMAWVLGSRTIVKPAADILEATRQLQQGRLDVRIPTQSVHASQELMQIAVGFNRMAESVQAHQAALEAELASSQAARERLKDAQSLARIGYWQIDLATQQISWSDEVYELFGIDRTQLDGTYQSFLNWIHPSDREAFTVVRDAAVRAGTALDCEFRVIAPGGRICWIHQFGRVHFNPDGHASTQRTGVIQDITQRKLAEQALIDSEQRYAELLEMVPLPMWVYDSATTRFLAVNQAAVQAYGYSAAEFLSMTIFDIRPEAEHAYLRQWLDNPLRKKALWHDLRRDASLFSVETVSQPIQYAGRAARLVVAMDKTAQDKAEKETQDYLFTLQRAADAAQAITWHQTLEGTMQEIADQARGVIGTHQAVVSLSVDGNPLQMTHALSLSEKYEPYRSLIKPADGSDIQAVVGESNRLMRMTQAELEAHPRWPGFGGHAGKHPPMRGWLAVPLIGKNGKNIGLLQLSDKYEGEFTKQDEYVALELSHLASAGLENSRLLEEISQLNAGLEQKVAERTVALARQEALFRALAEQAPQLVWTASPDGEATYFNRAWFDLMGGKLEDWTGLQWLAVIHPDDVSDIQSSWKIARASQSSYAGVRRLLAEDGSCHTMAYRGSPVLDEQGKVAFWVGIDADITEIKAIEAALRLSNQELEAFSYSVSHDLRSPLNTVDGFSRLLAKQLAQQLEGEADAKVRHYLARIQAGVAQMGQLIEDLLSLSQVTRARLHTERVDLSFMARSLLDEWQIRQPERQVTVTVESGLQAQGDRPLVRIVMENLLANAWKFTSQTAQANISVGQTFDAAGLPVFFVRDNGAGFDMAYSDKLFDPFQRLHAASEFSGTGIGLATVSRVIKRHGGRIWAESAPACGATFFFTLPQGKAYDAS